A region of Lagenorhynchus albirostris chromosome 20, mLagAlb1.1, whole genome shotgun sequence DNA encodes the following proteins:
- the KDM6B gene encoding lysine-specific demethylase 6B isoform X3 — MHRAVDPAGARAAREAFALGGLSCAGAWSSCPPHPPPRSAWLPGGRCSASIGQPPLPAPLPPSHGSSSGHPNKPYYAPGTPTPRPLHGKLESLHGCVQALLREPAQPGLWEQLGQLYESEHDSEEAVRCYHSALRYGGSLAELGPRVGRLQQAQLWNFHAASCQHRPKVLPPLEQVWNLLHLEHKRNYGAKRGGPPVKRAAEPPVVQPMPPAALSGPSGEEGLSPGGKRRRGCNSEQTGLPPGLPLPPPPLPPAPPPPGLATSPPFQLTKPGLWSTPHGDAWGPERKGSAPPERQEQRHSLPHPYPYPAPAYPVHPPGHRLVPAAPPGPRPPGAESHGCPPATRPPGSDLRESRVQRSRMDSSVSPAATTACVPYAPSRPPGPPGTTTSSSSSSSNPGLRGVEPSPGINTSGSFRHPESPRPRVSFPKTPEGGPGPSPGPLNKAPQPVPPRVGELPARGPRLFDFPPTPLEDQFEEPAEFKILPDGLANIMKMLDESIRKEEEQQRHEAGVVPPPPLKEPFTSLQPPFPTDTAPATTAATAATTPATQEEEKKPPPALPPPPPLAKFPPPPQPPPTARAPPASPANLLKSLASVLEGQKYCYRGTGAAVPTRPGPLPTTQYSPSSSSGATAPPPTSVAPSAQGSPQPSASSSSQFSTSGGPWARERRAGEEPAPGPMTPAPPPPPLPLPPARSESEVLEEISRACETLVERVGRSTADPADPVDTADRADSGTERLQPPAQAKEESGGVAAAARPGSSKRRQKEHRRHRRACKDSVGRRPREGRAKAKAKAPKEKSRRVLGNLDLQSEEIQGREKARPDLGGASKAKPPVAPGPPPAPAPSVQPTPPAPVPGKKAREEAPGPLGVSRADMLKLRSLSEGPPKELKIRLIKVESGDKETFIASEVEERRLRMADLTISHCAADVVRASKNAKVKGKFRESYLSPAQSVKPKINSEEKLPREKLNPPTPSIYLESKRDAFSPVLLQFCTDPRNPITVIRGLAGSLRLNLGLFSTKTLVEASGEHTVEVRTQVQQPSDENWDLTGTRQIWPCESSRSHTTIAKYAQYQASSFQESLQEEKESEDEESEEPDSTTGTPPSSAPDPKNHHIIKFGTNIDLSDAKRWKPQLQELLKLPAFMRVTSTGNMLSHVGHTILGMNTVQLYMKVPGSRTPGHQENNNFCSVNINIGPGDCEWFAVHEHYWETISAFCDRHGVDYLTGSWWPILDDLYASNIPVYRFVQRPGDLVWINAGTVHWVQATGWCNNIAWNVGPLTAYQYQLALERYEWNEVKNVKSIVPMIHVSWNVARTVKISDPDLFKMIKFCLLQSMKHCQVQRESLVRAGKKIAYQGRVKDEPAYYCNECDVEVFNILFVTSENGSRNTYLVHCEACARRRSAGLQGVVVLEQYRTEELAQAYDAFTLVRARRGGDPRGRRGGPGRGWAIAHPELRLLSPAGPGQHVAMRPDAPPACPPAGRRGATSTRLGWT, encoded by the exons ATGCATCGGGCAGTGGACCCTGCAGGGGCCCGCGCTGCACGGGAAGCCTTTGCCCTTGGGGGCTTGAGCTGTGCTGGGGCCTGGAGCTCCTGCCCGCCCCATCCCCCTCCTCGGAGCGCATGGCTGCCTGGAGGCAG GTGCTCTGCCAGCATCGGGCAGCCCCCACTCCCTGCTCCCCTACCTCCTTCACACGGCAGTAGCTCTGGCCACCCCAACAAACCGTATTATGCTCCAGG GACACCCACCCCAAGACCCCTCCATGGGAAGCTGGAATCCCTGCATGGCTGTGTGCAGGCATTGCTCCGGGAGCCGGCCCAGCCGGGGCTGTGGGAGCAGCTTGGGCAGCTGTACGAGTCAGAGCACGACAGTGAGGAGGCTGTACGCTGCTACCACAGCGCCCTTCGATACGGAGGAAGCTTGGCTGAGCTGGGGCCCCGCGTCGGCCGACTACAGCAG gcccagCTTTGGAACTTTCATGCCGCCTCCTGCCAGCACCGACCCAAGGTTCTGCCTCCCCTGGAGCAAGTGTGGAACTTGTTGCACCTTGAG CACAAACGGAACTATGGGGCCAAGCGGGGGGGTCCCCCGGTGAAGCGAGCCGCCGAACCCCCGGTGGTGCAGCCTATGCCTCCTGCAGCACTCTCAGGCCCCTCGGGGGAGGAGGGCCTCAGCCCTGGAGGCAAACGTAGGAGAGGCTGCAACTCTGAGCAG ACTGGCCTTCCCCCAGGGCTGCCGCTGCCTCCGCCACCAttacccccagccccacccccacctggcCTAGCCACCAGCCCTCCATTCCAGCTGACCAAGCCAGGGCTGTGGAGTACCCCGCATGGAGATGCATGGGGCCCCGAGCGCAAGGGTTCAGCACCCCCAGAGCGCCAG GAGCAGCGGCACTCGCTGCCTCACCCATATCCATACCCAGCTCCGGCCTACCCTGTGCACCCCCCCGGCCACCGGCTGGTCCCGGCTGCACCCCcaggcccccgccccccaggagCAGAGAGCCATGGCTGCCCGCCTGCCACCCGTCCCCCTGGAAGTGACCTTAGAGAGAGCAGAGTTCAGAGGTCGCGGATGGACTCCAGCGTTTCACCAGCAGCAACCACCGCCTGCGTGCCTTACGCCCCTTCCCGGCCCCCTGGCCCCCCCGgcaccaccaccagcagcagtagcagcagcagcaacccTGGTCTCCGGGGCGTGGAGCCAAGCCCAGGCATT AATACCTCAGGAAGCTTCAGGCACCCGGAGAGCCCTCGGCCCAGGGTCTCCTTCCCAAAGACCCCCGAGGGGGGGCCGGGGCCATCCCCAGGCCCCCTGAATAAAGCCCCCCAGCCTGTGCCGCCCAGGGTTGGGGAGCTGCCTGCCCGAGGCCCTCGACTCTTTGACTTCCCCCCTACCCCACTGGAGGACCAGTTTGAGGAGCCAGCTGAATTCAAGATCCTACCTGATGGGCTGGCCAACATCATGAAGATGCTGGATGAATCCATTCGCAAGGAGGAGGAGCAGCAACGACACGAGGCAGGCGTGGTCCCCCCGCCTCCTCTGAAGGAGCCCTTTACATCTCTGCAGCCTCCATTCCCCACTGACACAGCCCCAGCCACCACTGCTGCCACCGCCGCCACCACCCCGGCCacccaggaagaggagaagaagccACCACCAGCCCTGCCACCACCGCCGCCTCTAGCCAAGTTCCCGCCACCACCCCAGCCACCGCCAACTGCGCGAGCCCCACCAGCCAGCCCGGCCAACCTGCTCAAGTCCTTGGCTTCCGTGCTGGAAGGACAAAAGTACTGTTACCGGGGGACTGGAGCAGCTGTTCCCACCCGGCCTGGGCCCTTGCCCACCACTCAGTATTCCCCCAGTTCCTCTTCAGGTGCTACCGCCCCACCGCCCACCTCCGTGGCCCCGAGCGCCCAGGGCTCCCCACAGCCCTCCGCTTCCTCGTCATCTCAGTTCTCTACCTCAGGCGGGCCCTGGGCCCGGGAGCGCAGGGCGGGCGAAGAGCCAGCCCCGGGCCCCATGACCCccgcacccccgcccccacccctgccgcTGCCCCCTGCTCGTTCTGAGTCTGAGGTGCTAGAAGAGATAAGTCGGGCCTGTGAGACCCTTGTGGAGCGGGTGGGCCGGAGCACCGCAGACCCGGCCGACCCAGTGGACACGGCAGATCGAGCGGACAGCGGGACTGAGCGACTGCAGCCCCCAGCTCAGGCCAAGGAGGAGAGCGGTGGGGTGGCGGCCGCAGCACGACCAGGGAGCAGCAAGAGGCGGCAGAAGGAGCACCGGCGGCACCGGCGGGCCTGTAAGGACAGTGTGGGTCGGCGGCCCCGGGAGGGCagggccaaggccaaggccaaggccCCCAAAGAAAAGAGCCGCCGAGTGCTGGGGAACCTGGACCTGCAGAGCGAGGAGATCCAGGGTCGTGAGAAGGCCCGGCCGGATCTGGGCGGGGCCTCCAAGGCCAAGCCGCCCGTAGCTCCGGGCCCTCCGCCAGCTCCTGCACCCTCTGTCCAGCCCACACCCCCGGCCCCTGTCCCTGGGAAGAAGGCTCGGGAGGAAGCTCCGGGGCCACTGGGTGTCAGCCGGGCTGACATGCTGAAGCTGCGCTCACTTAGTGAAGGGCCCCCCAAGGAGCTGAAGATCCGGCTCATCAAAGTAGAAAGTGGTGACAAGGAGACCTTCATCGCCTCGGAGGTGGAAGAGCGGAGGCTGCGGATGGCAGACCTCACCATCAGCCACTGTGCTGCCGACGTCGTGAGGGCCAGCAA GAATGCCAAGGTGAAAGGGAAGTTTCGAGAGTCCTACCTTTCCCCTGCCCAGTCTGTGAAACCGAAGATCAACTCGGAGGAGAAGCTGCCCCGGGAAAAACTGAACCCGCCCACACCCAGCATCTAT CTGGAGAGTAAACGGGATGCCTTCTCGCCGGTGCTGCTGCAGTTCTGTACAGACCCTCGAAATCCCATCACCGTGATCCGGGGCCTGGCAGGCTCCCTGCGGCTCA ACTTGGGCCTCTTCTCCACCAAGACGCTGGTGGAGGCCAGTGGTGAGCACACGGTGGAGGTGCGCACCCAGGTGCAGCAGCCCTCAGATGAGAACTGGGACCTGACAGGCACGCGACAGATCTGGCCCTGCGAGAGCTCCCGTTCCCACACCACCATTGCCAAGTACGCGCAGTACCAGGCCTCATCCTTCCAAGAGTCCCTGCAG gaggagaaggagagtgaGGACGAGGAGTCCGAGGAGCCGGACAGCACCACGGGAACCCCTCCTAG CAGCGCACCGGATCCGAAGAACCATCACATCATCAAGTTTGGCACCAACATCGACCTGTCCGATGCCAAGCG GTGGAAGCCccagctgcaggagctgctgAAGCTGCCCGCCTTCATGCGGGTAACCTCCACGGGCAACATGCTGAGCCACGTGGGCCACACCATCCTGGGCATGAACACAGTGCAGCTGTACATGAAGGTCCCAGGCAGTCGAACGCCAG GCCATCAGGAGAACAACAACTTCTGTTCGGTCAACATCAACATTGGCCCAGGAGACTGCGAGTGGTTCGCGGTGCACGAGCACTACTGGGAGACCATCAGCGCTTTCTGCGACCG GCATGGCGTGGACTACCTGACGGGTTCCTGGTGGCCAATCCTGGATGACCTCTATGCTTCCAACATCCCTGTGTACCGCTTCGTGCAGCGCCCCGGAGACCTTGTGTGGATTAATGCGGGGACCGTGCACTGGGTGCAGGCCACCGGCTGGTGCAACAACATCGCCTGGAACGTGGGGCCCCTCACCg CCTATCAGTACCAGCTGGCCCTGGAACGATACGAGTGGAACGAGGTGAAGAACGTCAAATCCATCGTGCCCATGATTCACGTGTCCTGGAACGTGGCTCGCACGGTCAAAATCAGCGACCCCGACTTGTTCAAGATGATCAA GTTCTGCCTCCTGCAGTCCATGAAGCACTGCCAGGTGCAGCGGGAGAGCCTGGTGCGGGCCGGGAAGAAAATCGCCTACCAGGGCCGGGTCAAGGACGAGCCCGCCTACTACTGCAACGAGTGCGAC GTGGAGGTGTTCAACATCTTGTTCGTGACGAGTGAGAACGGCAGCCGTAACACGTACCTGGTGCACTGCGAGGCTTGTGCGCGGCGCCGCAGCGCAGGCCTGCAGGGCGTGGTGGTGCTGGAGCAGTACCGCACGGAGGAGCTGGCGCAGGCCTACGACGCCTTCACGCTGGTGAGGGCCCGGCGGGGCGGGGACCCGAGGGGGCGCCGGGGCGGGCCGGGCCGGGGGTGGGCGATCGCGCATCCTGAGCTCCGCCTGCTCTCTCCCGCAGGCCCCGGCCAGCACGTCGCGATGAGGCCGGACGCcccgcccgcctgcccgcccGCAGGGCGCCGCGGGGCCACCAGCACACGCCTGGGCTGGACCTAG
- the KDM6B gene encoding lysine-specific demethylase 6B isoform X2, whose amino-acid sequence MHRAVDPAGARAAREAFALGGLSCAGAWSSCPPHPPPRSAWLPGGRCSASIGQPPLPAPLPPSHGSSSGHPNKPYYAPGTPTPRPLHGKLESLHGCVQALLREPAQPGLWEQLGQLYESEHDSEEAVRCYHSALRYGGSLAELGPRVGRLQQAQLWNFHAASCQHRPKVLPPLEQVWNLLHLEHKRNYGAKRGGPPVKRAAEPPVVQPMPPAALSGPSGEEGLSPGGKRRRGCNSEQTGLPPGLPLPPPPLPPAPPPPGLATSPPFQLTKPGLWSTPHGDAWGPERKGSAPPERQEQRHSLPHPYPYPAPAYPVHPPGHRLVPAAPPGPRPPGAESHGCPPATRPPGSDLRESRVQRSRMDSSVSPAATTACVPYAPSRPPGPPGTTTSSSSSSSNPGLRGVEPSPGIPGADHYQTPALEVSSHQGRLGPSAHSSRKPFLAAPAATPHLSLPPGPSSPPPPPCPRLLRPPPPPAWLKGPACRAAREDGEILDELFFGAEGRPRPPPPPLPHREGFLGPPAPRFSVGTQDSHTPPAPPTTSSSNSGSHSSSPTGPVSFPTPSYLARSMDPRPRPPSPTLSPQDPPLAPLTLALPPAPPSSCHQNTSGSFRHPESPRPRVSFPKTPEGGPGPSPGPLNKAPQPVPPRVGELPARGPRLFDFPPTPLEDQFEEPAEFKILPDGLANIMKMLDESIRKEEEQQRHEAGVVPPPPLKEPFTSLQPPFPTDTAPATTAATAATTPATQEEEKKPPPALPPPPPLAKFPPPPQPPPTARAPPASPANLLKSLASVLEGQKYCYRGTGAAVPTRPGPLPTTQYSPSSSSGATAPPPTSVAPSAQGSPQPSASSSSQFSTSGGPWARERRAGEEPAPGPMTPAPPPPPLPLPPARSESEVLEEISRACETLVERVGRSTADPADPVDTADRADSGTERLQPPAQAKEESGGVAAAARPGSSKRRQKEHRRHRRACKDSVGRRPREGRAKAKAKAPKEKSRRVLGNLDLQSEEIQGREKARPDLGGASKAKPPVAPGPPPAPAPSVQPTPPAPVPGKKAREEAPGPLGVSRADMLKLRSLSEGPPKELKIRLIKVESGDKETFIASEVEERRLRMADLTISHCAADVVRASKNAKVKGKFRESYLSPAQSVKPKINSEEKLPREKLNPPTPSIYLESKRDAFSPVLLQFCTDPRNPITVIRGLAGSLRLNLGLFSTKTLVEASGEHTVEVRTQVQQPSDENWDLTGTRQIWPCESSRSHTTIAKYAQYQASSFQESLQEEKESEDEESEEPDSTTGTPPSSAPDPKNHHIIKFGTNIDLSDAKRWKPQLQELLKLPAFMRVTSTGNMLSHVGHTILGMNTVQLYMKVPGSRTPGHQENNNFCSVNINIGPGDCEWFAVHEHYWETISAFCDRHGVDYLTGSWWPILDDLYASNIPVYRFVQRPGDLVWINAGTVHWVQATGWCNNIAWNVGPLTAYQYQLALERYEWNEVKNVKSIVPMIHVSWNVARTVKISDPDLFKMIKFCLLQSMKHCQVQRESLVRAGKKIAYQGRVKDEPAYYCNECDVEVFNILFVTSENGSRNTYLVHCEACARRRSAGLQGVVVLEQYRTEELAQAYDAFTLAPASTSR is encoded by the exons ATGCATCGGGCAGTGGACCCTGCAGGGGCCCGCGCTGCACGGGAAGCCTTTGCCCTTGGGGGCTTGAGCTGTGCTGGGGCCTGGAGCTCCTGCCCGCCCCATCCCCCTCCTCGGAGCGCATGGCTGCCTGGAGGCAG GTGCTCTGCCAGCATCGGGCAGCCCCCACTCCCTGCTCCCCTACCTCCTTCACACGGCAGTAGCTCTGGCCACCCCAACAAACCGTATTATGCTCCAGG GACACCCACCCCAAGACCCCTCCATGGGAAGCTGGAATCCCTGCATGGCTGTGTGCAGGCATTGCTCCGGGAGCCGGCCCAGCCGGGGCTGTGGGAGCAGCTTGGGCAGCTGTACGAGTCAGAGCACGACAGTGAGGAGGCTGTACGCTGCTACCACAGCGCCCTTCGATACGGAGGAAGCTTGGCTGAGCTGGGGCCCCGCGTCGGCCGACTACAGCAG gcccagCTTTGGAACTTTCATGCCGCCTCCTGCCAGCACCGACCCAAGGTTCTGCCTCCCCTGGAGCAAGTGTGGAACTTGTTGCACCTTGAG CACAAACGGAACTATGGGGCCAAGCGGGGGGGTCCCCCGGTGAAGCGAGCCGCCGAACCCCCGGTGGTGCAGCCTATGCCTCCTGCAGCACTCTCAGGCCCCTCGGGGGAGGAGGGCCTCAGCCCTGGAGGCAAACGTAGGAGAGGCTGCAACTCTGAGCAG ACTGGCCTTCCCCCAGGGCTGCCGCTGCCTCCGCCACCAttacccccagccccacccccacctggcCTAGCCACCAGCCCTCCATTCCAGCTGACCAAGCCAGGGCTGTGGAGTACCCCGCATGGAGATGCATGGGGCCCCGAGCGCAAGGGTTCAGCACCCCCAGAGCGCCAG GAGCAGCGGCACTCGCTGCCTCACCCATATCCATACCCAGCTCCGGCCTACCCTGTGCACCCCCCCGGCCACCGGCTGGTCCCGGCTGCACCCCcaggcccccgccccccaggagCAGAGAGCCATGGCTGCCCGCCTGCCACCCGTCCCCCTGGAAGTGACCTTAGAGAGAGCAGAGTTCAGAGGTCGCGGATGGACTCCAGCGTTTCACCAGCAGCAACCACCGCCTGCGTGCCTTACGCCCCTTCCCGGCCCCCTGGCCCCCCCGgcaccaccaccagcagcagtagcagcagcagcaacccTGGTCTCCGGGGCGTGGAGCCAAGCCCAGGCATT CCCGGTGCTGACCATTACCAAACTCCCGCGCTGGAGGTCTCCTCTCACCAAGGCCGCCTTGGGCCCTCAGCACACAGTAGTCGGAAACCATTCCTGGCGGCTCCCGCTGCCACTCCCCACCTGTCCCTGCCACCCGgcccctcctcacctcctcctcccccttgtcCCCGCCTCTTACGCCCTCCACCCCCCCCTGCCTGGCTGAAGGGCCCAGCCTGCCGAGCAGCCCGTGAGGATGGAGAGATCTTAGACGAGCTCTTCTTTGGGGCTGAGGGacgcccccgccctcccccgccacccctcccccaccgcgAGGGCTTCTTGGGACCTCCGGCCCCCCGCTTTTCTGTGGGCACTCAGGATTCGCACACCCCTCCCGCTCCCCCAAccaccagcagcagcaacagtgGCAGCCACAGCAGCAGCCCTACTGGGCCTGTGTCCTTCCCTACACCTTCCTATTTGGCCAGAAGTATGGACCCCCGTCCCCGCCCCCCCAGCCCAACACTGAGCCCCCAGGACCCACCTCTTGCACCCCTGACTCTTGccctgcctccagcccctccctcctcttgccACCAGAATACCTCAGGAAGCTTCAGGCACCCGGAGAGCCCTCGGCCCAGGGTCTCCTTCCCAAAGACCCCCGAGGGGGGGCCGGGGCCATCCCCAGGCCCCCTGAATAAAGCCCCCCAGCCTGTGCCGCCCAGGGTTGGGGAGCTGCCTGCCCGAGGCCCTCGACTCTTTGACTTCCCCCCTACCCCACTGGAGGACCAGTTTGAGGAGCCAGCTGAATTCAAGATCCTACCTGATGGGCTGGCCAACATCATGAAGATGCTGGATGAATCCATTCGCAAGGAGGAGGAGCAGCAACGACACGAGGCAGGCGTGGTCCCCCCGCCTCCTCTGAAGGAGCCCTTTACATCTCTGCAGCCTCCATTCCCCACTGACACAGCCCCAGCCACCACTGCTGCCACCGCCGCCACCACCCCGGCCacccaggaagaggagaagaagccACCACCAGCCCTGCCACCACCGCCGCCTCTAGCCAAGTTCCCGCCACCACCCCAGCCACCGCCAACTGCGCGAGCCCCACCAGCCAGCCCGGCCAACCTGCTCAAGTCCTTGGCTTCCGTGCTGGAAGGACAAAAGTACTGTTACCGGGGGACTGGAGCAGCTGTTCCCACCCGGCCTGGGCCCTTGCCCACCACTCAGTATTCCCCCAGTTCCTCTTCAGGTGCTACCGCCCCACCGCCCACCTCCGTGGCCCCGAGCGCCCAGGGCTCCCCACAGCCCTCCGCTTCCTCGTCATCTCAGTTCTCTACCTCAGGCGGGCCCTGGGCCCGGGAGCGCAGGGCGGGCGAAGAGCCAGCCCCGGGCCCCATGACCCccgcacccccgcccccacccctgccgcTGCCCCCTGCTCGTTCTGAGTCTGAGGTGCTAGAAGAGATAAGTCGGGCCTGTGAGACCCTTGTGGAGCGGGTGGGCCGGAGCACCGCAGACCCGGCCGACCCAGTGGACACGGCAGATCGAGCGGACAGCGGGACTGAGCGACTGCAGCCCCCAGCTCAGGCCAAGGAGGAGAGCGGTGGGGTGGCGGCCGCAGCACGACCAGGGAGCAGCAAGAGGCGGCAGAAGGAGCACCGGCGGCACCGGCGGGCCTGTAAGGACAGTGTGGGTCGGCGGCCCCGGGAGGGCagggccaaggccaaggccaaggccCCCAAAGAAAAGAGCCGCCGAGTGCTGGGGAACCTGGACCTGCAGAGCGAGGAGATCCAGGGTCGTGAGAAGGCCCGGCCGGATCTGGGCGGGGCCTCCAAGGCCAAGCCGCCCGTAGCTCCGGGCCCTCCGCCAGCTCCTGCACCCTCTGTCCAGCCCACACCCCCGGCCCCTGTCCCTGGGAAGAAGGCTCGGGAGGAAGCTCCGGGGCCACTGGGTGTCAGCCGGGCTGACATGCTGAAGCTGCGCTCACTTAGTGAAGGGCCCCCCAAGGAGCTGAAGATCCGGCTCATCAAAGTAGAAAGTGGTGACAAGGAGACCTTCATCGCCTCGGAGGTGGAAGAGCGGAGGCTGCGGATGGCAGACCTCACCATCAGCCACTGTGCTGCCGACGTCGTGAGGGCCAGCAA GAATGCCAAGGTGAAAGGGAAGTTTCGAGAGTCCTACCTTTCCCCTGCCCAGTCTGTGAAACCGAAGATCAACTCGGAGGAGAAGCTGCCCCGGGAAAAACTGAACCCGCCCACACCCAGCATCTAT CTGGAGAGTAAACGGGATGCCTTCTCGCCGGTGCTGCTGCAGTTCTGTACAGACCCTCGAAATCCCATCACCGTGATCCGGGGCCTGGCAGGCTCCCTGCGGCTCA ACTTGGGCCTCTTCTCCACCAAGACGCTGGTGGAGGCCAGTGGTGAGCACACGGTGGAGGTGCGCACCCAGGTGCAGCAGCCCTCAGATGAGAACTGGGACCTGACAGGCACGCGACAGATCTGGCCCTGCGAGAGCTCCCGTTCCCACACCACCATTGCCAAGTACGCGCAGTACCAGGCCTCATCCTTCCAAGAGTCCCTGCAG gaggagaaggagagtgaGGACGAGGAGTCCGAGGAGCCGGACAGCACCACGGGAACCCCTCCTAG CAGCGCACCGGATCCGAAGAACCATCACATCATCAAGTTTGGCACCAACATCGACCTGTCCGATGCCAAGCG GTGGAAGCCccagctgcaggagctgctgAAGCTGCCCGCCTTCATGCGGGTAACCTCCACGGGCAACATGCTGAGCCACGTGGGCCACACCATCCTGGGCATGAACACAGTGCAGCTGTACATGAAGGTCCCAGGCAGTCGAACGCCAG GCCATCAGGAGAACAACAACTTCTGTTCGGTCAACATCAACATTGGCCCAGGAGACTGCGAGTGGTTCGCGGTGCACGAGCACTACTGGGAGACCATCAGCGCTTTCTGCGACCG GCATGGCGTGGACTACCTGACGGGTTCCTGGTGGCCAATCCTGGATGACCTCTATGCTTCCAACATCCCTGTGTACCGCTTCGTGCAGCGCCCCGGAGACCTTGTGTGGATTAATGCGGGGACCGTGCACTGGGTGCAGGCCACCGGCTGGTGCAACAACATCGCCTGGAACGTGGGGCCCCTCACCg CCTATCAGTACCAGCTGGCCCTGGAACGATACGAGTGGAACGAGGTGAAGAACGTCAAATCCATCGTGCCCATGATTCACGTGTCCTGGAACGTGGCTCGCACGGTCAAAATCAGCGACCCCGACTTGTTCAAGATGATCAA GTTCTGCCTCCTGCAGTCCATGAAGCACTGCCAGGTGCAGCGGGAGAGCCTGGTGCGGGCCGGGAAGAAAATCGCCTACCAGGGCCGGGTCAAGGACGAGCCCGCCTACTACTGCAACGAGTGCGAC GTGGAGGTGTTCAACATCTTGTTCGTGACGAGTGAGAACGGCAGCCGTAACACGTACCTGGTGCACTGCGAGGCTTGTGCGCGGCGCCGCAGCGCAGGCCTGCAGGGCGTGGTGGTGCTGGAGCAGTACCGCACGGAGGAGCTGGCGCAGGCCTACGACGCCTTCACGCTG GCCCCGGCCAGCACGTCGCGATGA